The Flavobacterium marginilacus genome window below encodes:
- a CDS encoding ISAon1 family transposase, producing MDNSATDCHTIGRFFGVNGKKLQRQYKKHLSSFNTWAPREHAHQWILYPENIGTHLSIDEVALSQGELYTIVTNKKFKGKQGCLVAIIAGTKADKVIEHISKIDYKKRSGVQEITLDMANSMKLISKKCFPKAIQVTDRFHVQKLALEAMQEIRIKHRWEAMDLENQLIMQAKKENKTYIQELLPNGDSLKQLIARSRYVLYKSREKWTEHQNERAQLLFELYPDIKKAYGLSQQLRGVYNNNNDKHVAMTKLAHWYRNVEESGFKNFNILLNTVTINYQTILNYFDNRSTNASAESFNAKIKAFRSQFRGVRKIDFFLFRLSNIFA from the coding sequence ATAGATAACAGCGCTACCGACTGTCACACCATCGGGAGATTTTTCGGGGTCAACGGAAAAAAACTTCAAAGACAGTATAAAAAACACCTGAGCTCCTTTAATACTTGGGCTCCACGAGAACATGCCCATCAGTGGATTCTTTACCCTGAAAACATAGGTACACACTTATCGATTGATGAAGTAGCTTTGTCTCAAGGAGAGCTTTACACCATTGTAACCAACAAGAAGTTCAAAGGCAAACAAGGTTGCTTAGTGGCTATTATTGCTGGAACAAAGGCAGATAAAGTCATAGAACACATCAGTAAGATTGATTATAAAAAAAGAAGTGGTGTTCAAGAGATAACACTGGACATGGCTAATTCTATGAAACTGATCTCCAAAAAATGCTTCCCAAAAGCAATACAGGTCACTGACAGATTCCATGTTCAAAAATTAGCATTGGAAGCCATGCAAGAAATCAGAATCAAACATCGCTGGGAAGCTATGGATCTTGAGAATCAATTGATAATGCAAGCCAAAAAAGAGAATAAAACATATATACAGGAGCTCTTGCCTAATGGAGATTCCTTAAAACAACTTATAGCCAGAAGCAGATATGTACTTTATAAATCTCGCGAAAAATGGACTGAGCACCAAAATGAGAGAGCGCAATTGTTATTTGAGTTATATCCAGATATAAAGAAAGCTTACGGTTTGAGTCAACAACTTCGAGGTGTTTACAATAACAACAACGACAAGCACGTTGCGATGACAAAACTAGCACATTGGTACAGGAATGTAGAAGAATCAGGGTTTAAAAACTTTAATATATTACTCAATACGGTAACTATTAACTATCAGACAATTTTAAACTACTTTGATAACAGGAGTACCAATGCTTCTGCAGAATCTTTTAATGCTAAAATAAAAGCATTTAGAAGTCAGTTTAGAGGTGTAAGAAAGATAGATTTCTTTCTATTCAGATTATCTAATATTTTTGCCTAA
- a CDS encoding ISAon1 family transposase N-terminal region protein — protein sequence MTSIDLLKFMLPDFLVDHFEVVSANETQEILHLYFEEKAKAPKEFDTLELVSKGFVDEITIQDFPLRGKFVYLHIKRRRWTNKTNGEILKRDWTLVAKGTRMTQEFAAFLKEINR from the coding sequence ATGACTTCTATAGACCTTTTGAAATTTATGCTGCCTGATTTTTTAGTTGACCACTTTGAGGTAGTTTCTGCTAATGAAACTCAGGAGATATTACACCTATACTTTGAGGAAAAAGCCAAAGCCCCTAAAGAGTTTGATACACTTGAATTAGTATCAAAGGGATTTGTGGATGAAATTACCATTCAGGATTTCCCTCTACGAGGTAAGTTTGTGTATTTACATATCAAAAGACGTCGTTGGACTAATAAAACCAATGGAGAAATCCTTAAAAGAGATTGGACTTTAGTTGCTAAAGGAACCCGCATGACTCAAGAGTTTGCGGCTTTTTTAAAAGAAATCAATAGATAA
- a CDS encoding DUF4369 domain-containing protein codes for MKKTIIAFVTLLLLVACNKNESKTNLHITGNIKGLKEGTLYIQKYNDSALIAIDTIKIDGQSIFESNLDLKSPEMLYLYLDRGVTNSLDNNIMFFAEAGTINIDTNLDSFISSAKITGSKNQELYEEYKKINSRFNDENLTLIEKKFKALKSNNIKAIDSITVAQESNIKRKYLYATNFAVNHKDHEVSPYIALAEIYDINIKYLDTIQKSMTPKVASSLYGKKLTKYVNEIKKSETK; via the coding sequence ATGAAAAAAACTATTATTGCATTTGTTACCCTACTTCTTTTGGTTGCTTGTAACAAAAATGAATCCAAAACAAATCTGCACATCACAGGAAATATCAAAGGATTAAAAGAAGGGACTTTATACATTCAAAAATATAATGATTCTGCTCTTATAGCTATCGACACTATTAAAATTGACGGACAATCAATATTTGAAAGTAACCTTGATTTAAAATCACCTGAAATGCTGTACTTATATCTTGATAGAGGCGTTACCAATTCACTTGATAACAATATTATGTTTTTTGCAGAAGCGGGTACAATAAATATCGATACCAATCTAGACTCATTTATTTCAAGTGCAAAAATTACTGGCTCAAAAAATCAAGAATTATATGAAGAATACAAAAAAATAAATTCTCGTTTCAATGATGAAAATCTAACTTTAATTGAGAAAAAATTCAAAGCTTTAAAAAGCAATAATATTAAAGCAATTGACAGTATTACTGTTGCCCAAGAAAGTAATATCAAGCGAAAATATCTTTATGCGACCAATTTTGCAGTAAACCATAAAGATCATGAGGTATCACCATATATTGCCTTGGCTGAAATCTATGATATCAACATTAAATATTTGGATACCATTCAAAAATCAATGACACCAAAAGTAGCCAGCTCACTTTATGGAAAAAAATTGACCAAATATGTGAATGAGATTAAGAAGAGTGAAACAAAATAA
- a CDS encoding peptidase M61 yields MKKIIFALAFSSLIWTGKASTTKTVDQKKEEIEVNINLTDVKDDQVLVTVKAPKIKTEDITYSLPKTVPGTYSVDDYGKYVADFKAYDKKGNLLTVSKTDDNTWSIKNAKTLVKITYLVNDTFDSEKGKGFGQDDVFSPAGTNIDTGKNFMLNLHGFVGYFQDKKEIPYKVSITHPAALWGATSMIDKDASVTADLFEMPLYSELLENPIMYSKPDYTSFTVDGMDIQIAVYSPSGKFTAESITPEMKTMMTAQKTFLGKVNSTKKYTVILYLSTMSPTDAKGFGALEHPTATTVVMPEMMPKDELVKQMKDVVSHEFFHIVTPLTIHSKEIQYFDYNAPKMSQHLWMYEGVTEYFANLFQINQGLIDENEFYSRIAEKIQGANAMNDTMPFTTMSANVLTEPYKDQYLNVYQKGALIGMCLDIQIRESSNGKRGILDLMHQLSNEYGVSKPFNDSDLFAKITSLTYPEVGEFLNKYVSGPTPIPYYDYLAKVGITKTTKKTPDGIFLKGQVPYIGVNKENKEIFIRPNQELHIFYTTLDLKGGDIILAVNDTPYSLDNIYDMISYSQKWKENDPISIKIKRDGKEQIIKGNVKLPYVDSEGLEASDASKITLRTAWLKG; encoded by the coding sequence ATGAAAAAAATAATCTTTGCTCTTGCTTTTTCTTCTCTAATTTGGACTGGTAAAGCAAGCACTACAAAAACTGTAGACCAAAAAAAAGAAGAAATTGAAGTTAACATCAATCTTACCGATGTAAAAGACGATCAGGTTTTAGTTACTGTAAAAGCTCCTAAAATCAAAACTGAAGACATTACTTATAGTCTTCCTAAAACAGTTCCAGGAACATACTCAGTAGATGATTATGGAAAATATGTTGCTGATTTCAAAGCCTATGACAAAAAAGGCAATTTACTGACCGTTTCAAAAACTGATGATAATACTTGGTCTATCAAAAATGCAAAGACATTAGTAAAAATTACCTACCTAGTAAACGACACATTCGATAGTGAAAAAGGAAAAGGTTTTGGACAAGACGATGTGTTCTCACCTGCAGGTACAAATATTGACACCGGTAAAAATTTCATGCTTAATCTTCATGGTTTCGTAGGCTATTTTCAAGACAAAAAAGAAATACCTTACAAAGTTAGCATAACACATCCTGCAGCACTTTGGGGAGCGACATCAATGATTGACAAAGATGCATCAGTAACAGCCGATCTTTTTGAAATGCCACTTTACTCTGAATTATTGGAAAATCCAATTATGTATTCTAAACCAGACTACACAAGTTTCACAGTTGATGGAATGGATATTCAAATTGCAGTTTACTCACCATCAGGAAAATTTACTGCAGAAAGTATTACTCCTGAAATGAAAACAATGATGACTGCCCAAAAAACATTTTTAGGCAAAGTAAATTCAACAAAAAAATACACCGTTATCCTTTATCTTTCTACTATGTCGCCAACAGATGCCAAAGGCTTTGGTGCATTGGAACATCCTACAGCCACAACAGTTGTAATGCCTGAAATGATGCCGAAAGACGAATTGGTTAAACAAATGAAGGATGTGGTTTCACATGAATTCTTTCATATCGTAACTCCTTTAACCATTCACTCAAAAGAAATTCAGTATTTTGATTATAATGCTCCAAAAATGTCTCAGCATTTATGGATGTATGAAGGAGTAACGGAATATTTTGCCAATTTATTCCAAATCAATCAAGGCTTAATTGATGAAAATGAATTTTATTCACGTATAGCTGAAAAAATTCAAGGTGCTAATGCCATGAATGACACTATGCCTTTCACAACAATGAGTGCAAATGTTTTAACTGAGCCATATAAAGACCAATATCTAAATGTATATCAAAAAGGAGCCTTAATCGGCATGTGCTTGGATATCCAAATCAGAGAAAGCAGCAATGGAAAAAGAGGAATATTAGATTTAATGCACCAGTTATCTAATGAATATGGAGTTTCAAAACCATTCAACGATAGTGATTTATTCGCAAAAATAACATCATTGACGTATCCTGAAGTTGGTGAATTTTTAAATAAATACGTTTCGGGTCCTACTCCAATCCCTTATTATGATTATCTGGCAAAAGTAGGCATTACCAAAACTACCAAAAAAACACCTGATGGAATATTTCTAAAAGGTCAAGTCCCATACATTGGTGTAAACAAGGAAAATAAAGAAATTTTTATTCGCCCAAATCAAGAGTTGCATATTTTCTACACAACATTGGATCTAAAAGGAGGAGATATTATTCTTGCTGTCAATGATACCCCTTATTCTTTGGACAATATTTATGATATGATTAGTTATAGTCAAAAATGGAAAGAAAATGATCCTATCTCTATCAAAATTAAACGAGATGGAAAAGAACAAATAATAAAAGGAAATGTAAAATTGCCATACGTAGATTCAGAAGGACTTGAAGCATCAGATGCATCAAAAATCACTTTGAGAACAGCTTGGCTTAAAGGATAA